One Verrucomicrobiota bacterium DNA segment encodes these proteins:
- a CDS encoding peptide ABC transporter substrate-binding protein, with protein MTCHRVFTASAFILICFNLFVGCGSKQTDVQRANEAGVLLFGNLSDPATLDPQIATGVPENHIISSLMEGLVAYHPSDDMAIEPGMAERIETNEAGDVYTFHLRDAQWSNGDPVTAQDFDYSYRRILNPELAAQYVTMLFVVKNAERYFESHSNPNPGETPMAWEEVGIKALDAKTLEISLIAPMPYFTNMLKHYSWFPVNPRAIEEHGGMTDRSGSWIKVGNHVGNGPFRLKSWVTNQILEVEKNPYYWDADKVKLNGIRFLPIEKTDTEERMFQADGIHVTYYVPLHKIDVYKAEAPDKIRLDPYLGTYFYRVNVTRKGPLEDKRVRRALALAIDRESLIKNVTRGAELPAYYFVPPGINGYKSKNYFSYNPNEANRLLAEAGYPNGEGFPEFDILYNTLDQHRTIAESIQQMWKQTLGINVQIHNQEWKVYLDAQSNLDYDICRAGWIGDYVDPYTFLEMFTTGNGNNDTGWSNQRYDELISKAPLAHTTDYRFAMLNEAEDILMDELPILPIYIYTRPYLLHPSVRNWNPKLLDNRNMKYIWLEQSGE; from the coding sequence ATGACCTGTCACCGAGTATTCACAGCTTCTGCATTTATTTTAATTTGTTTTAACCTTTTTGTGGGCTGCGGCTCCAAGCAAACCGATGTCCAGCGGGCCAATGAAGCAGGGGTTTTGCTGTTTGGAAATCTCTCGGACCCCGCCACTCTCGATCCGCAAATCGCCACCGGCGTGCCAGAGAATCACATTATCTCGTCGCTGATGGAAGGACTAGTCGCCTATCATCCATCGGACGATATGGCCATTGAACCTGGTATGGCCGAACGAATCGAAACCAACGAAGCTGGAGATGTTTACACCTTCCATTTGCGGGATGCCCAATGGTCAAACGGCGATCCCGTAACGGCACAGGATTTTGATTACAGTTATCGCCGCATACTGAACCCGGAATTGGCAGCTCAATATGTTACCATGTTATTCGTCGTTAAAAACGCAGAACGTTATTTTGAATCACACAGCAATCCGAACCCTGGTGAAACTCCCATGGCGTGGGAAGAAGTGGGAATCAAGGCTCTGGATGCGAAGACTCTGGAGATTTCCCTGATTGCTCCGATGCCCTACTTCACCAACATGTTGAAACACTATTCCTGGTTTCCGGTTAATCCCAGAGCAATTGAAGAACATGGTGGTATGACCGACAGGAGTGGAAGCTGGATTAAAGTGGGAAACCACGTGGGCAACGGACCATTTCGACTAAAGAGCTGGGTTACCAATCAAATACTCGAAGTCGAAAAAAATCCTTACTATTGGGATGCAGACAAGGTCAAATTGAACGGCATTCGTTTTCTTCCCATAGAAAAAACAGATACCGAGGAACGCATGTTCCAAGCGGATGGTATCCATGTCACCTATTATGTCCCGCTCCACAAAATCGATGTCTACAAAGCGGAGGCTCCGGACAAAATTCGACTCGATCCCTATTTGGGAACCTATTTCTATCGTGTAAATGTAACCCGGAAAGGTCCACTCGAAGACAAACGCGTGCGCCGGGCTCTGGCCCTGGCGATTGACCGTGAATCACTCATTAAAAATGTTACGCGCGGAGCAGAACTACCGGCGTACTATTTTGTACCACCCGGTATCAACGGTTATAAAAGCAAAAATTATTTCAGTTATAATCCCAACGAGGCAAATCGACTTTTAGCTGAGGCGGGTTATCCAAACGGTGAAGGTTTTCCGGAATTCGATATCTTGTACAACACGCTGGATCAGCATAGAACCATCGCGGAAAGTATTCAGCAAATGTGGAAACAAACCTTGGGAATTAATGTTCAAATCCACAATCAGGAGTGGAAAGTGTATCTCGACGCTCAATCGAACCTGGATTACGACATCTGTCGTGCAGGATGGATTGGCGATTATGTAGACCCCTACACATTTCTCGAAATGTTTACTACCGGTAACGGAAATAACGATACAGGATGGTCCAACCAACGCTACGACGAGCTGATCTCGAAAGCTCCATTGGCACACACCACGGATTACCGATTTGCCATGCTCAATGAGGCTGAAGACATTCTTATGGATGAATTGCCGATCCTCCCCATCTATATCTATACCCGTCCTTATCTCCTCCATCCGTCCGTAAGAAACTGGAATCCAAAACTTTTGGATAACCGGAATATGAAATACATTTGGCTTGAGCAATCGGGAGAGTGA
- a CDS encoding ABC transporter permease subunit: MFKFILIRLLQLIPVLVVIITLTFAMVRSAPGGPFSSERKIPEHILEQLNEHYGLNDPLYIQYYNYMKKICPKKLNIGALMKFDLKEGLGTDLGPSTRYEGRTVNELIAESFPVSFVLGSFAIALALLIGIPAGTVAALNKNSAMDYGPMSLAMFGICLPSFVLGPIFALIFGLWLNWFPVSGWRAIGGFHWTDDIPYRVLPVVTLSLYYAAGIARLTRGGMLEVLNQDYIRTARAKGLSTTVVTIKHALRAGLMPVISYLGPVMAGVLSGSFIIEMIFQIPGLGRHFINAALNRDYTLVLGTVLFYAVLIIMLNLLVDIIMVLLNPKLKFSS; the protein is encoded by the coding sequence ATGTTTAAATTTATCCTTATACGACTGTTGCAGCTGATACCGGTGCTGGTCGTAATCATTACGCTGACCTTTGCCATGGTCCGTAGTGCTCCTGGAGGTCCCTTTAGTTCGGAGAGAAAAATACCGGAGCATATCCTCGAGCAACTGAATGAACATTACGGGCTCAATGACCCGCTCTACATCCAGTACTACAACTACATGAAGAAGATTTGTCCCAAGAAGCTGAATATCGGGGCACTGATGAAATTTGATTTAAAGGAAGGACTGGGCACTGACCTCGGACCGTCCACCCGGTATGAAGGAAGAACGGTAAATGAACTGATCGCTGAATCGTTTCCCGTATCCTTCGTCCTGGGATCCTTTGCCATTGCACTTGCCCTCCTCATAGGCATTCCAGCCGGAACGGTCGCGGCACTGAACAAAAACAGCGCGATGGATTACGGACCCATGTCTTTGGCGATGTTTGGCATATGCCTGCCTTCGTTTGTGTTGGGCCCCATTTTTGCCCTCATCTTTGGCCTGTGGCTCAATTGGTTTCCTGTTTCCGGATGGCGAGCAATAGGAGGATTCCATTGGACCGATGACATTCCTTATCGGGTGTTGCCCGTGGTAACACTCAGCCTTTACTACGCAGCTGGAATTGCCCGCCTCACCCGCGGCGGCATGTTGGAGGTGCTCAATCAGGACTACATCCGAACTGCACGAGCCAAGGGTCTTAGTACCACGGTTGTAACGATTAAACACGCGCTTAGGGCGGGACTGATGCCGGTAATATCCTATCTAGGGCCTGTGATGGCTGGGGTACTATCGGGCTCCTTCATCATTGAAATGATTTTCCAAATCCCGGGACTCGGAAGACACTTCATCAATGCTGCACTCAATAGAGACTACACCCTGGTACTCGGAACGGTACTTTTCTATGCTGTCCTCATAATCATGCTCAACCTGCTGGTTGATATCATCATGGTTTTGCTCAACCCCAAATTGAAGTTCTCTTCCTAG
- a CDS encoding ABC transporter permease subunit encodes MSDLQVASNTDPAKTESFSLWKDAWHRLRSNKLAFLGMLFFIAIGTVCFLSPIISLVTGLTYDFIPSDSRGATAPSLSHWMGTDDLGRDLLIRCLYGGMVSIGVGFAATIVSIAIGVIYGSVAGYYGKKVDAFMMRLVDILYSLPFIIFVVLLTVYFGRNIFLLFVAIGCVEWLTLSRIVRGQVLHLKVQQFVEVALTLGSSRRDIIKKHLIPNVLGPVIIYSTLTVPGVMLLESALSFLGLGVQPPMSSWGSLIKDGAEKMEVYPWLLIFPAMMFSMTLFSLNFLGDGLRDALDPKDSRR; translated from the coding sequence ATGAGCGACTTGCAGGTAGCCTCGAACACCGACCCAGCTAAAACAGAGAGCTTCTCGCTTTGGAAGGATGCCTGGCACCGGCTGAGATCTAACAAATTGGCGTTTTTAGGGATGCTATTTTTTATTGCGATTGGGACCGTCTGTTTTCTGTCGCCGATTATTTCTTTAGTCACCGGATTAACCTACGATTTCATACCCTCCGATTCACGTGGCGCGACCGCACCCAGCCTCAGTCATTGGATGGGAACTGACGATCTGGGCCGCGACTTACTCATTCGTTGCCTTTATGGAGGCATGGTTTCCATCGGTGTCGGATTTGCAGCTACCATTGTTTCTATCGCAATTGGGGTCATTTATGGTTCCGTTGCTGGATACTACGGGAAAAAAGTCGACGCGTTCATGATGCGACTGGTCGACATCCTTTACTCTCTTCCGTTCATTATCTTCGTGGTTCTATTGACCGTTTATTTTGGCCGAAACATCTTTCTCCTGTTTGTAGCTATTGGCTGCGTCGAGTGGCTCACGCTGTCGCGAATTGTTCGCGGACAAGTGCTTCATCTTAAAGTGCAACAGTTTGTCGAAGTGGCCCTGACTCTGGGTTCTTCACGAAGAGATATCATTAAGAAACATTTGATACCAAACGTATTGGGACCGGTTATCATTTATTCCACCCTCACGGTTCCTGGCGTCATGCTCCTGGAATCTGCACTGAGTTTTCTAGGACTCGGTGTCCAACCACCGATGAGCTCCTGGGGTTCTCTGATTAAGGATGGAGCAGAAAAGATGGAAGTCTATCCCTGGCTACTGATATTCCCGGCTATGATGTTTTCAATGACTTTGTTCTCCCTGAATTTTCTTGGAGATGGTCTGCGCGATGCCCTGGATCCCAAAGATAGCCGAAGATAA
- a CDS encoding GlsB/YeaQ/YmgE family stress response membrane protein has product MNTEQLIVTLIIGAVAGWLAGKLTRGGGFGIIKNIILGIVGAVVGGWLFSLLGIKIGGEWIGPIVTSTAGAVLLILVLGFIVKKK; this is encoded by the coding sequence ATGAATACAGAACAACTCATCGTAACACTCATCATAGGTGCCGTAGCAGGCTGGTTAGCTGGAAAACTTACACGCGGAGGGGGTTTTGGCATTATTAAGAACATTATCCTCGGTATCGTCGGAGCCGTTGTTGGTGGCTGGCTATTCAGTCTGTTGGGAATAAAGATCGGCGGTGAGTGGATCGGACCGATCGTAACCAGTACAGCCGGTGCGGTATTACTCATTCTGGTACTTGGGTTCATTGTTAAAAAGAAATAA
- a CDS encoding DUF1330 domain-containing protein, with product MSAFVIVDTKIKNAEAYREYIEKAPPIAARHGGKYLARGGLHTVKEGNWNPTRLVLIEFPDRKAIEAFYDDPDYKAIIHIRLENTDSNLVILDGI from the coding sequence ATGTCTGCCTTCGTCATAGTTGATACTAAAATTAAAAATGCCGAAGCCTACAGGGAATACATTGAGAAGGCTCCCCCGATTGCGGCCAGACACGGCGGAAAATATCTGGCCCGTGGAGGACTGCATACGGTTAAAGAAGGAAATTGGAATCCAACTCGACTTGTGTTGATTGAATTTCCCGACCGCAAAGCGATTGAAGCGTTTTACGATGACCCCGACTACAAGGCTATCATCCACATTCGCCTGGAAAACACGGATTCAAACCTGGTCATTCTAGACGGTATTTAA
- a CDS encoding malate synthase G, giving the protein MSERIEIGNLSIHTALHSLVETEIAPGTGIETQAFWTSLGEIVKDLTPLNMALLEKRNQFQKQIDQWHRDHQGVTFPSNDYVEFLRSIDYLLPEGEDFQVETTQIDPEIASIAGPQLVVPVNNSRYALNATNARWGSLYDAYYGTNAIAQTDGLEVGGQYNRDRGKAVIEKCKTFLDANFPLMAGSWKSVTQLTLDDNQLSASLEDGTKTTLNEPGQLVGTNSEGDALKEVCLVHHRLHIILQIDPNHPIGKDCKAGIKDMILESAITTIQDFEDSVSAVDAEDKVIVYRNWTGIMKSTLEASFQKGERVVSRALNQDKEFTSPEGKLITLKGRSLLLARNVGIHMFTDAVLTRDGVEIPEGMLDVMISALAAIHDLKGLSKLSNSDEGSFYIVKPKQHGPEEVAFTVSLFGRVEAALGLKENTLKIGIMDEERRTSINLKACVREAKDRIVFINTGFLDRTGDEIHTSMMAGPVLPKMKIKFSPWILAYEDWNVDIGIETGLPGKGQIGKGMWTAPDDLKTMMDTKQAHPEAGANTAWVPSPTAATLHALHYHAVDVFKRQSELASRPRADLNALLTPPLLDRELSAEEIQSDLDNNAQGILGYVVRWINQGVGCSKVPDIHDVGLMEDRATLRISSQHIANWLHHGLVNRDQITETFERMAAVVDQQNSGDSDYQNMAPNFDSSIAFQAALDLVYTGVEEANGYTEPVLTRRRKEAKSS; this is encoded by the coding sequence ATGAGCGAAAGAATTGAAATAGGAAATTTAAGCATACACACCGCACTCCATAGCCTTGTGGAAACTGAAATCGCACCGGGCACAGGTATTGAAACTCAAGCTTTTTGGACATCGCTTGGTGAGATCGTAAAGGACCTTACACCGCTGAATATGGCTTTGCTAGAAAAACGGAATCAATTCCAAAAGCAGATCGATCAATGGCATAGAGACCACCAAGGCGTAACCTTTCCCAGTAATGATTATGTCGAGTTTCTGAGGTCGATCGATTACCTCTTACCAGAGGGTGAGGATTTCCAGGTGGAAACAACGCAGATCGATCCGGAAATCGCATCTATTGCCGGACCACAACTCGTGGTTCCTGTAAACAACTCACGCTACGCGCTCAATGCCACTAATGCACGGTGGGGAAGTTTGTACGACGCGTATTACGGAACCAACGCCATAGCTCAAACGGATGGACTCGAGGTAGGCGGCCAATATAATCGAGATCGCGGTAAAGCGGTCATTGAAAAATGTAAGACCTTCCTGGATGCCAATTTTCCATTGATGGCTGGTTCATGGAAATCAGTTACCCAACTCACTCTGGATGACAATCAGCTGTCGGCCAGTCTTGAAGACGGTACCAAAACGACATTGAATGAACCGGGTCAACTGGTGGGGACAAATTCAGAAGGGGATGCGTTGAAGGAAGTTTGTTTGGTTCACCATCGACTTCATATCATTCTTCAGATCGACCCCAATCACCCGATTGGCAAGGATTGCAAAGCTGGTATAAAGGACATGATCCTCGAATCCGCTATCACGACCATTCAGGATTTTGAAGATTCAGTTAGCGCCGTCGATGCCGAGGATAAAGTTATCGTTTACCGAAACTGGACGGGTATCATGAAAAGCACCCTGGAAGCATCCTTTCAAAAAGGCGAAAGGGTTGTAAGCCGGGCCTTGAACCAGGATAAGGAATTCACATCTCCCGAAGGGAAACTAATAACTCTTAAGGGACGAAGTCTGCTGCTGGCCAGAAACGTGGGCATCCATATGTTTACCGATGCAGTGCTGACCAGGGATGGTGTTGAAATTCCTGAAGGGATGCTCGATGTGATGATTTCCGCACTGGCCGCCATTCACGATTTAAAAGGACTCAGTAAATTGTCCAACAGCGACGAGGGGAGTTTCTACATCGTAAAACCAAAGCAGCATGGGCCGGAAGAAGTTGCATTCACTGTAAGTCTGTTTGGTCGGGTAGAAGCTGCTCTCGGCCTAAAGGAAAATACGCTGAAGATCGGTATCATGGACGAAGAACGAAGGACCAGCATCAATTTGAAAGCATGTGTCAGAGAAGCCAAAGATCGAATTGTGTTTATCAACACAGGTTTTCTGGATCGAACGGGAGATGAGATTCACACCAGCATGATGGCTGGACCCGTGCTGCCCAAAATGAAAATAAAGTTCAGTCCATGGATTCTTGCTTATGAGGACTGGAATGTGGACATAGGTATCGAAACCGGACTTCCTGGAAAGGGCCAAATCGGTAAAGGCATGTGGACGGCACCAGACGATCTAAAGACGATGATGGACACCAAACAAGCGCACCCTGAAGCCGGTGCCAATACCGCCTGGGTGCCTTCACCGACTGCTGCAACCTTGCACGCACTTCACTACCATGCAGTTGATGTATTTAAGAGACAAAGTGAATTAGCTTCACGGCCACGGGCTGACCTGAACGCTCTGCTGACTCCTCCCCTGCTTGATCGTGAACTCAGCGCAGAGGAAATCCAAAGCGACCTGGACAACAATGCTCAAGGCATACTTGGCTATGTGGTCCGTTGGATTAACCAGGGGGTTGGCTGTTCCAAGGTTCCAGACATCCACGACGTAGGTCTTATGGAAGACAGAGCTACTCTGCGTATTTCAAGCCAGCACATAGCCAACTGGCTTCATCATGGGCTGGTAAACCGGGATCAAATCACGGAAACATTTGAAAGAATGGCAGCGGTAGTTGATCAGCAAAACTCAGGTGATTCGGACTATCAGAATATGGCGCCAAACTTTGATTCGAGTATCGCATTCCAGGCGGCTCTCGACTTGGTCTATACAGGGGTTGAAGAAGCTAACGGCTACACTGAACCGGTTCTTACCAGGCGAAGGAAAGAAGCCAAGTCCAGCTAA
- a CDS encoding biopolymer transporter ExbD has translation MPGKLKRKTRKVVINIVPLVDVLIVLIFFFLMTMQFRNVTTLNLTMPKIETAGQNKFDKNIVIEINKDGEFLVNGAKLSREEFEPALRQLKPVADDITVLIRADEETLLKNLTYIMDTCRKSGLDKIRLQSR, from the coding sequence ATGCCCGGTAAGTTGAAAAGAAAGACCCGCAAGGTCGTCATCAACATCGTTCCTTTGGTCGATGTATTGATTGTTCTTATTTTCTTTTTTCTCATGACCATGCAGTTTCGCAATGTCACGACTTTGAATCTGACCATGCCAAAAATCGAAACGGCCGGTCAAAATAAGTTTGATAAGAATATTGTTATCGAGATTAACAAAGACGGGGAGTTTCTGGTCAACGGAGCCAAACTATCCCGGGAAGAATTCGAACCCGCATTGCGTCAGCTAAAACCGGTGGCCGATGACATCACGGTACTTATTCGCGCCGATGAAGAGACGCTTCTGAAGAATCTGACCTACATTATGGATACCTGTCGAAAGTCTGGTCTCGACAAGATTCGTCTTCAGTCCCGTTAG
- a CDS encoding MotA/TolQ/ExbB proton channel family protein: MIQIIEGSGVFIYPLGLCSILGIFVIFERGISLRLENILPKALVDKVIAGQIDDPHTSESVLSRILDFFNHRSQQVDKIRAFTNLEVNRMERGLVILEIVTGAAPLLGLLGTVTGLVQVFAGTSIETGIPDQTAFITGVALALTTTMIGLTVAIPSLVAYNIFQRRIDTYTVQLDAMIERLHSLSQPNTKL, from the coding sequence ATGATTCAAATTATCGAAGGTTCCGGTGTTTTTATTTATCCACTGGGACTCTGTTCCATTCTTGGCATCTTTGTCATTTTCGAACGCGGCATTTCCCTTCGCCTGGAAAATATCCTTCCTAAAGCTCTCGTTGACAAAGTCATCGCTGGTCAAATCGATGATCCGCATACATCGGAGTCTGTGCTCAGCCGTATTCTCGATTTTTTTAATCACCGCTCACAGCAGGTGGATAAGATCCGGGCCTTTACTAATCTTGAAGTAAATCGCATGGAACGTGGGTTGGTCATCCTTGAAATTGTGACGGGTGCAGCTCCTTTGCTGGGACTGCTTGGAACCGTTACCGGTCTTGTTCAGGTATTTGCCGGCACATCGATTGAGACAGGCATTCCAGATCAGACCGCTTTTATTACGGGAGTAGCTCTCGCATTAACCACGACCATGATAGGCCTCACCGTAGCTATTCCCAGCTTAGTGGCTTACAACATCTTTCAGCGACGGATTGATACCTACACGGTTCAGTTGGATGCAATGATTGAGCGTCTTCATTCCTTGAGTCAGCCAAACACCAAGCTTTAA
- the leuD gene encoding 3-isopropylmalate dehydratase small subunit: MALEKITQVSGTAVRVPGNDIDTDRIIPARFMKCITFDGLGEFMFYDVRKNEDGSDKPHPLNDPKFAGASILLSGNNFGCGSSREHAPQAIAKAGFNGIIAEGFAEIFFGNSTTLGLPLAVATKEDIQTIGEAIEADPSTKVTIDVENQRIRFGDQEVTCYIRESARGGLIEGKWDPIAELLEGEAEINATAEALPYV, from the coding sequence ATGGCTTTAGAAAAAATTACTCAAGTATCTGGAACCGCCGTTCGCGTTCCGGGAAACGATATCGATACCGACCGGATTATTCCAGCGCGGTTTATGAAGTGTATCACCTTTGATGGACTGGGTGAGTTCATGTTCTATGATGTGCGCAAAAACGAAGATGGCTCCGATAAACCTCATCCTTTGAACGATCCAAAATTCGCGGGTGCATCGATTTTGCTCAGTGGAAATAACTTCGGTTGTGGAAGCTCACGTGAGCATGCGCCTCAAGCGATCGCCAAAGCCGGGTTCAACGGCATAATCGCGGAAGGGTTTGCAGAAATCTTTTTTGGAAACAGTACCACCTTGGGTTTACCACTGGCCGTGGCGACCAAGGAAGATATCCAGACGATTGGTGAGGCCATAGAAGCTGATCCTTCAACGAAGGTGACGATCGATGTGGAAAATCAGCGCATTCGTTTCGGCGATCAGGAGGTGACCTGCTATATTCGTGAATCCGCCCGTGGTGGATTGATTGAAGGCAAGTGGGATCCGATTGCTGAGCTGCTGGAAGGTGAGGCCGAAATTAATGCAACTGCTGAGGCACTTCCATACGTTTAA
- the leuC gene encoding 3-isopropylmalate dehydratase large subunit, which yields MAKSLFEKVWEAHTVRTLSSGETQLFIGTHLIHEVTSPQAFGMLRDMGLSVKFPQRTFATVDHIVPTNESVEPFSDSLADAMIKELRKNCEEYGVTFFDLNTGKQGIVHIVGPEQGITQPGTTIACGDSHTSTHGAFGAIAFGIGTSQVRNVLATQTMAMAELKVRRINVTGELGPGVYAKDVILHIIRVLGVNGGTGFAYEYGGEVFDNMSMEERMTVCNMSIEGGARCGYVNPDEKTFEYLKGRPYSPEGEAWNAAVELWKSYASDADCEYDDIVNLDASDIAPTVTWGINPGQAISITENIPSPDSVEGDEKAGIIEALEFMKFQGGSPIKGIQIDVAFIGSCTNGRISDLEEVARYVQGRHVAETVQAIVVPGSQVVAKIAEAKGLDQIFRDAGFEWRAAGCSMCLAMNPDKLVGDQICASSSNRNFKGRQGSPTGRTLLMSPLMVAAAAITGHVSDAREVFGVSETVTV from the coding sequence ATGGCTAAGAGTCTATTTGAGAAAGTTTGGGAAGCTCACACAGTAAGGACATTGTCCAGTGGCGAGACCCAATTGTTTATTGGAACGCACCTCATTCATGAGGTCACAAGTCCCCAGGCATTTGGTATGCTTCGTGATATGGGCCTGTCGGTAAAATTTCCCCAGCGTACGTTTGCCACGGTGGATCACATCGTGCCGACAAATGAATCGGTTGAGCCATTTTCTGATTCTTTGGCCGATGCCATGATCAAGGAGTTACGCAAAAACTGTGAAGAATACGGGGTAACTTTCTTTGATCTGAATACTGGAAAACAAGGTATCGTCCACATCGTGGGTCCTGAACAGGGAATCACTCAACCTGGAACAACGATAGCTTGTGGTGATTCACACACCTCTACGCATGGTGCTTTTGGAGCGATTGCATTTGGAATTGGCACCAGCCAGGTAAGGAATGTTTTGGCCACTCAGACCATGGCAATGGCTGAACTTAAAGTTCGTCGGATCAACGTGACCGGTGAATTGGGCCCTGGTGTTTACGCCAAGGACGTGATTTTGCATATTATTCGGGTGCTCGGCGTGAACGGCGGAACAGGTTTTGCTTACGAATATGGAGGAGAAGTATTCGACAACATGAGCATGGAAGAACGCATGACGGTCTGTAACATGTCCATCGAAGGTGGCGCTCGTTGCGGTTATGTGAATCCGGATGAGAAGACCTTCGAATACCTCAAGGGTCGCCCTTATTCCCCGGAAGGTGAAGCGTGGAATGCAGCTGTTGAGCTTTGGAAATCTTATGCATCGGACGCGGATTGTGAATATGACGACATTGTAAACCTGGATGCATCAGATATCGCACCCACGGTTACCTGGGGAATCAATCCTGGACAGGCTATTTCCATAACCGAAAATATCCCTTCACCGGATTCGGTGGAAGGTGATGAAAAGGCCGGGATTATTGAAGCCCTCGAGTTCATGAAATTTCAGGGAGGCTCACCTATTAAGGGCATCCAAATCGATGTGGCGTTTATTGGATCATGCACAAACGGTCGCATAAGTGACCTGGAGGAAGTGGCCCGATATGTTCAGGGCCGGCATGTAGCCGAAACGGTTCAAGCCATTGTGGTTCCCGGTTCTCAGGTGGTAGCAAAGATTGCAGAAGCCAAGGGCCTCGATCAGATTTTCCGTGATGCTGGTTTCGAATGGCGGGCTGCAGGTTGCTCCATGTGTTTGGCTATGAACCCCGATAAATTAGTGGGTGACCAGATCTGCGCGAGTTCCAGTAACCGAAACTTCAAAGGCCGTCAGGGTAGCCCAACCGGGCGCACCTTGTTGATGAGTCCGTTGATGGTGGCTGCAGCTGCTATTACGGGTCATGTCTCGGATGCTCGCGAAGTGTTCGGTGTATCAGAAACGGTAACTGTTTAA
- a CDS encoding aldo/keto reductase — translation MEYRSFGRDDVEISEIGLGCWQMGGNWGLVEESTARDILRTATNNGVNFFDTADVYGKGKSETILGKYFRGKTNDLVIATKVGRGEDIYPKNYSIESIKPRIENSLRRLRIGELDLVQTHCIPMEAMKEGTTFDCLRELQQEGKIIHFGASVETIEEANWVIEHVPGLYSVQIIFNIFRQKAIAELFENAKKHQIALIARVPLASGLLSGKMTKDSIFKKSDHRNFNKDGKTFNVGETFAGLPFEKGVELAEMLKNIKEPGLSMAQWALRWILDFDAISTVIPGATKAFHVEDNTDATYLERIPSETHAELAQFYEDNVKEHIRGAY, via the coding sequence ATGGAATACAGATCATTCGGGCGCGACGACGTTGAGATTTCTGAAATCGGACTTGGGTGCTGGCAAATGGGCGGAAATTGGGGACTAGTTGAAGAATCGACCGCCCGTGATATCCTCAGGACAGCCACCAATAACGGAGTCAATTTTTTCGACACAGCCGATGTCTATGGCAAAGGAAAAAGTGAAACCATCCTGGGAAAATACTTCCGCGGTAAAACCAATGATTTGGTAATAGCCACCAAAGTGGGTCGTGGAGAGGATATTTACCCGAAAAATTATTCAATAGAATCCATAAAACCCAGAATAGAAAACTCCTTACGTCGCCTGAGAATCGGAGAACTGGACCTGGTTCAAACCCATTGCATACCGATGGAAGCCATGAAAGAAGGAACCACCTTCGATTGTCTCCGTGAGCTACAACAAGAAGGTAAAATCATTCATTTTGGTGCGAGCGTTGAAACTATAGAGGAGGCAAATTGGGTTATTGAGCATGTGCCCGGCCTTTATTCGGTACAGATTATTTTTAATATCTTTCGCCAAAAGGCCATCGCCGAACTTTTTGAAAATGCGAAAAAACATCAAATAGCCCTCATCGCACGTGTCCCGCTCGCAAGCGGTTTGTTATCGGGGAAAATGACGAAAGATTCGATTTTCAAAAAAAGTGATCACCGGAATTTCAACAAAGATGGTAAAACGTTCAATGTCGGTGAAACGTTTGCCGGTTTGCCATTTGAAAAAGGTGTCGAACTCGCAGAGATGCTCAAAAACATTAAAGAACCTGGATTATCCATGGCTCAATGGGCTCTGCGTTGGATCCTCGACTTTGATGCGATTTCCACCGTCATTCCCGGTGCCACAAAAGCGTTTCACGTGGAAGATAATACGGATGCCACTTACCTGGAAAGAATCCCTTCCGAAACCCATGCAGAGCTAGCTCAATTCTACGAAGATAACGTTAAGGAACATATTCGTGGAGCCTATTAA